In the genome of Pontibacter actiniarum, the window GTGCCGTATTATCTAAATATTACATTTACACCGGGCAGCACCGTTTAACTTCTGTACCCCCCACCACTGCACAGGATACGGCTGCAGCACAGCCTTGTTTTCCATAGCTACTGCTCAACGCTCTTTACTCCACGGTGCTTTATTACACTTAAACGGCAACCTGCAAGCGTACAGATGGCATAGCACAACAAGTGCCCCGCTGCGCCACGAGTTGATAAACCTCGCCTTCTTATGGTCGTAGACTAACATGAGGCCTGCAAGAATTGCAGGTAGTAAACCGTAAACGAGCAAAACAAAGTTATGGCAGACAATCAGAATAAAGATAAAACAGAACCAACGAAGAGAAACCTGGCCAGCAAGGCAAACGCACAGCCTAACCCGGCAGACTATTCTAACGAAGCGAATATTAAAGGTGCAACAGACACTGGCAGAAACGGCACAAAGCCAACAGCCAGCCAACAGCAAGGGCAGGGAGCACAGAACAAGAACACAGACAGCCGCACCGGCACAGAGAGCGGCGGCGGTGATGGAGGCCAGGGAGGCAGCACGCCTACCGGTAAGTAAAGAGACATATAACACAGCGGCCCCGGGGCAAAACCCCGGGGCCGCTGTGTTATATGTCGTCCTCTTATGTTAGGAAACGCTAAAGCCTAGCACTCCAGCCATATTCTGCTGAAACCTTTTGTGGCTTTTCACGAGGTAAACACTATAGGTTTACGCCTATACAGAAGTTCCCTCCAATACAGCTGTCATTTGCGCTGCAACCCGCTTCAGGTCCTCATCTGATAGATTAGAGCCTGAGGGTAGGCAGAGGCCCAAGTCAAACAGCCGCTCACTCGTACCGTCCCCATAAAAAGGGCTGTTGGCAAACACAGGCTGCAAGTGCATCGGCTTCCAGAGTGGGCGCGTCTCGATGTTGTCCTTCTCCAGGTGCAGGCGAATGTCTTCCCGCGTTACGCCACCGTTGGCCTCAATCAGTACAGTGCTTAGCCACCGGTTTGAAGAATAGTCTGCGTTTGGCTCATCGGCGAACTTGATGGCCTCCATGCCCGAAAAGGCCTTTTTGTAGAAAGTAAAATTACTTCGGCGCTTCTCCACCCGCTGCGGCAGCACCTCCATCTGTCCACGCCCTATACCAGCGCTGATGTTACTCATGCGGTAGTTATAGCCAATGTGGGAGTGCTGGTAGTGCGGTGCGGCATCACGTGCCTGTGTCGCCAGGAAGCGGGATTTTTTGATCCACTCTTCGTTCTTTGACACCAAGGCTCCGCCGCCAGAAGTGGTGATGATTTTGTTTCCGTTGAAGGAGAGGATGCTCATGGCACCAAACGTACCCAGCTTCTGCCCTTTATAAGATGAGCCCAGCGCCTCTGCTGCGTCTTCTACGACAGGAATCTCATACTTGTCCGCAATTTCCATGATGCGGTCCATCTGCGCTGGCATGCCATAAAGATGTACTACGATGATGGCTTTAGGCTTTTTGCCATTTTCTATCCTATCAAGTATAGCAGCTTCTAAGTACTTCGGAGACATGTTCCATGTCTGCTCCTCGCTATCCACAAATACAGGCGTTGCGCCCTGGTAGGCTATTGGGTTGGCTGAGGCCGAGAAGGTCATGGTCTGGCAGATAACCTCGTCCCCGGCCTGCACGCCCAGCATAATTAAAGCAAGGTGCAAAGCAGCCGTGCCTGAGCTTAGGGCAGCCACGTGCACGCCTTCGCCTAAGTAGGTAGCCAGGTCTTTCTCAAAACCATCTACGTTAGGCCCCAGTGGCGCTATCCAGTTTGTATCAAAGGCTTCTTTTACAAAGTTAAACTCATTCTCGCCCATGTGCGGCGAAGAGAGCCATATTTTATCGTTCATATTAGCAGTGTTTTATAATCTTGGCCGGGTTTCCGACAGCCACAACATGATCTGGTAAATCTCTTAAAACTACAGCGCCAGCACCAACTTTACACCATTTCCCGATCTTTACACCCGGAATGACCACAGCGCCAGCACCTATCCATGTTCCTTCTCCGATCTGTACATTGCCACACAATACCGCACCCGGCGAAATATGGGCAAAATCTCCCACAATGCAGTCATGGTCTACTCTGGCCCCTGTATTGACAATAGCATGCTCGCCTACCTGTACCTCAGCCTGCAAAATGGCGCCCTGCATCACTACCGTTCCTTTCCCTACAGTAGCTGTAGGAGACAAGATAGCAGTTTTATCAATAGCCTGTCCAAAGTTTACTTTTAGTTGCTGCGCGATTTTTTGCCTTATCTGGTTATGCCCAATGCTGATGATGAGGGGCAAGTCTAACTGTTGTTCAGCCTTATACTTACCAAGCACTGGTAACCCGGAGAGCTGCTTCAGGTCTGGGTTATCATCAAACAGGCCCGCAACAGATACATCTATCCCTCGCAGGATATCAATGATAACTTTAGCATGGCCGCTGGCTCCGTATAAGTACATTTGAGAGTTAAGAGTTATGAGTTAGAGATTCGACAGTTACCATGAAAGACAAGCATTAGCAGGCCCCACAGAGTCTGCTTCGCCAGTGAAAGCTTCACAGCACATCTAGCATTGGTGCAAATGGGTTTAACTTTTGTTCCCCTGAAACTTCGGCATTGTAGCCACTCCCTCCGCGCTGATACCTTCAGACTTGAAGATTTTCAGAATGGTGAGGAAGATGATTTTAATGTCCAGCATGGGCGATATGTTATCTACGTACCACACATCATACTTAAACTTTTGGTCCCAGCTGATGGCATTGCGGCCATTTACCTGAGCCCAACCCGTAATGCCCGGTCTCACTTCGTGCCGCCGCTGCTGTACCTCATTATAGAGTGGCAGGTACTCCACCAGCAAGGGGCGCGGACCAATTAGCGACATATCCCCTTTGATCACATTCAGCAGTTGCGGGACCTCATCCAGGGAAGTCTTACGCACAAACTTACCTACAGGCGTCAGGCGCACCTCATCGGGCAGCAGGTTCCCCTGTGCGTCCTGCTGATCATTCATGGTTTTATACTTGATGACACGGAAGATCTTGCCATCCTTCCCGGGACGCGGCTGCAGGAAAAAAGGCTTGCCTTGGTTGGCCATATAAAGTAGCCCCGTTACGACCAGGAAAACCGGTAACAGCACGATGAAAGCCGTGAGGCTAAGTATAAAGTCAACGAGGCGTTTTAAGTAATTACGGTATAGCCAGTTCATGCTGTCTTAAATGTTCTTGGTACTCCTGATATAGTAACTCCCAGAAATGCTCCTGGTCGTAGCGCTCCACAATCATACGGCGGGCGTTTGACTGGAGGTGTGCGTAGAGATTCTCATCTACTAACAGCCGCTCCATTGCCTCCTGTAGCTTCTGCGTGTTCTTCGGAGGGATAATCAGGCCATTCTCTCCCTCTACTATGATTTCATTACAGCCGTTGATATTTGTAACGATACTTGGTAGCTCAAAGCATCCCGCCTGCATCGGCACATTCGGAAAGCCCTCCCGGTAAGAAGGGAAAGCCAGGGCCTGACTCAAGGCAAGGTACGGCCGAACATCATTTTGATAACCAACGGGTATAATGCTTTCATTCTGCTCTATCTCGAGCAACGTTTCAGGCGGCAACGGGTCCAGATCCTGTTCCATCGGGCCCACTAGCAGAAGCTTTGCCTGTGCATACTTTGCCTGCACCGCTTTAAACGCCGACACCAGCTCCCGAATGCCCTTGTCTTTTACCAGCCTGCCGATAAAGACAAATACGAAGTCGCCAGTGTTTATGCCCAGCTCGTGCTTCAGCGCTTGCAGCTTGTCCAGGTTAAGCGCCTCTACGCTGAAGAAGGATGTGTTAATGCCGTTGCTACTGCCATTCCCAATCACCTTTACCTTCTCTGGACCGCAATAGCCGCTTTGAAGTATAAAGTCTTTTAGCACAGTTGAGTTTGGGTATACTTTGGTCGCGCAGGCATAAGTTAGCTTCTCCACAGCATCCAACACACGGCGTTTCGTACCTGTGGCCTCCATTAACGGAAGCCCGGCCACGGTATGCAGCCGCACTGGCACCCCCGCCAGTTTGCCGCCCAACATCCCGATGATACCGGCCTTTGGAGTATGCGAATGAATGATCTGTGGTTTGTGCTTTTTACACAGCTTGTAAAACGTCCACAGCGAGCGCAGATCCTGTAGCGGCGTTACTTTGCGCGTCATCGGAACAACAACCAAGGGGCTCTCCTGCTCTCTTTTTGCAGCCTCTGCCTCCGGTCCCTCAGCTGAGATCATCAGCGGCTCAAAACCTTTAGAGCGCATGTACGGCAGCTGCCCTGTTATGAGCTTCTGCAGGGAGAGCGGCACTGTAGTGATTCGGAAAAGTTTTGTCATAGATTACCTGTTTCCCTCCACGTATTCGTAAATCTCCTGCATGGTCATACTTACCATGTCATACTCCTTCTGCAATTTTTTATAATGGCCTATAATAACCTTCAGGTCAGCCATACTCTGCTCTGGATACCCTCCAAAATTATGCGGATGCCACCATAAGTGATAGCACTCTTTTCGTTTGGCAGCTTCCGACATTTCACTTAGGATACGCTTTAGCCGGAGCTTATTAAGTATAGATTTGCTTCCTACTGGCCTTAGAAACCTGCTTGCCGGTATTGAAAGAGGAAGGTTCGGCTCTTTTGTAAGAGAAGAAAGCG includes:
- a CDS encoding acetyltransferase; translation: MYLYGASGHAKVIIDILRGIDVSVAGLFDDNPDLKQLSGLPVLGKYKAEQQLDLPLIISIGHNQIRQKIAQQLKVNFGQAIDKTAILSPTATVGKGTVVMQGAILQAEVQVGEHAIVNTGARVDHDCIVGDFAHISPGAVLCGNVQIGEGTWIGAGAVVIPGVKIGKWCKVGAGAVVLRDLPDHVVAVGNPAKIIKHC
- a CDS encoding sugar transferase; translated protein: MNWLYRNYLKRLVDFILSLTAFIVLLPVFLVVTGLLYMANQGKPFFLQPRPGKDGKIFRVIKYKTMNDQQDAQGNLLPDEVRLTPVGKFVRKTSLDEVPQLLNVIKGDMSLIGPRPLLVEYLPLYNEVQQRRHEVRPGITGWAQVNGRNAISWDQKFKYDVWYVDNISPMLDIKIIFLTILKIFKSEGISAEGVATMPKFQGNKS
- a CDS encoding glycosyltransferase family 4 protein; the encoded protein is MTKLFRITTVPLSLQKLITGQLPYMRSKGFEPLMISAEGPEAEAAKREQESPLVVVPMTRKVTPLQDLRSLWTFYKLCKKHKPQIIHSHTPKAGIIGMLGGKLAGVPVRLHTVAGLPLMEATGTKRRVLDAVEKLTYACATKVYPNSTVLKDFILQSGYCGPEKVKVIGNGSSNGINTSFFSVEALNLDKLQALKHELGINTGDFVFVFIGRLVKDKGIRELVSAFKAVQAKYAQAKLLLVGPMEQDLDPLPPETLLEIEQNESIIPVGYQNDVRPYLALSQALAFPSYREGFPNVPMQAGCFELPSIVTNINGCNEIIVEGENGLIIPPKNTQKLQEAMERLLVDENLYAHLQSNARRMIVERYDQEHFWELLYQEYQEHLRQHELAIP
- a CDS encoding DegT/DnrJ/EryC1/StrS family aminotransferase — protein: MNDKIWLSSPHMGENEFNFVKEAFDTNWIAPLGPNVDGFEKDLATYLGEGVHVAALSSGTAALHLALIMLGVQAGDEVICQTMTFSASANPIAYQGATPVFVDSEEQTWNMSPKYLEAAILDRIENGKKPKAIIVVHLYGMPAQMDRIMEIADKYEIPVVEDAAEALGSSYKGQKLGTFGAMSILSFNGNKIITTSGGGALVSKNEEWIKKSRFLATQARDAAPHYQHSHIGYNYRMSNISAGIGRGQMEVLPQRVEKRRSNFTFYKKAFSGMEAIKFADEPNADYSSNRWLSTVLIEANGGVTREDIRLHLEKDNIETRPLWKPMHLQPVFANSPFYGDGTSERLFDLGLCLPSGSNLSDEDLKRVAAQMTAVLEGTSV